In Gracilimonas sp., a single window of DNA contains:
- a CDS encoding LEA type 2 family protein → MNVTILSLHAVEVTADVEIENPNNIGIDLASYNYALDINDLNFLSGNENRETKIGAHQSSSVKIPLQLNYSELLQTIESLRNESESEFNFAVEFGFDLPIIGRLSVPVQHGGKIPVVKRPAISLNNFSVDKLSLNGADLSIELNVENPNSFQLQMTRLAYNLQINGLESISGLMTEEINLAEGSSKDIKLPVSISFLNAGMSAYRILSGDEDLEYKLTGSTTIGSDLPYFELSSFDFDKTGSVDILR, encoded by the coding sequence ATGAATGTGACGATCCTATCGCTGCATGCTGTTGAAGTTACAGCAGATGTTGAAATTGAAAACCCAAATAACATAGGCATTGACCTGGCTTCCTATAACTATGCACTTGACATCAATGATTTGAATTTTTTATCAGGTAATGAAAACCGGGAAACTAAAATCGGTGCTCATCAAAGCAGCAGTGTAAAAATACCCTTACAATTAAATTACTCTGAACTGCTCCAAACCATTGAAAGCTTACGAAATGAAAGTGAATCTGAATTTAATTTTGCAGTAGAATTTGGTTTTGACCTGCCAATTATTGGTCGCCTCAGCGTTCCGGTTCAGCATGGCGGAAAAATTCCGGTAGTCAAAAGGCCTGCCATCTCTTTGAATAATTTCTCCGTCGATAAACTTTCATTAAATGGTGCAGACCTGAGTATTGAATTGAATGTGGAGAACCCAAACTCATTTCAGTTACAAATGACCCGACTTGCTTACAATCTTCAAATAAATGGGCTCGAGTCTATTTCAGGATTAATGACTGAAGAAATTAACCTGGCAGAAGGATCTTCGAAAGATATTAAATTACCCGTTTCCATCAGCTTTTTGAATGCCGGGATGAGCGCGTACCGGATTTTAAGTGGAGATGAAGATCTTGAGTATAAATTAACAGGTTCAACAACCATTGGTTCTGACCTGCCTTACTTTGAACTTTCGAGTTTTGATTTTGATAAAACCGGTTCAGTTGATATCCTTAGATAA
- a CDS encoding methylated-DNA--[protein]-cysteine S-methyltransferase, with product MTYVSYLEIPIGYLRILSNGSGITEIKFMDFDGPEDPDIHTESAKTQLREYFEGNRTAFQLELLPDGTKFEQQVWKQLLEIPQGSTTSYGSIAKKVGDEKASQAVGRANGKNPIAIVVPCHRVVGSDQKLTGYAGGLKRKEWLLKHEGALLL from the coding sequence TTGACATACGTTAGCTATCTCGAAATCCCCATCGGCTATCTTCGCATTCTCTCCAACGGTTCGGGTATTACCGAAATAAAATTTATGGATTTTGACGGACCTGAAGATCCCGATATTCACACCGAATCTGCAAAAACTCAGCTCAGAGAATATTTTGAAGGAAACAGAACGGCATTCCAATTGGAACTCCTTCCCGACGGCACCAAGTTTGAACAGCAGGTCTGGAAACAGCTCCTCGAAATTCCACAGGGTTCAACTACTTCTTATGGCTCGATCGCAAAAAAAGTTGGAGATGAAAAAGCATCACAGGCTGTCGGCCGGGCAAATGGTAAGAATCCGATCGCCATTGTTGTTCCATGCCACCGGGTGGTCGGATCAGATCAAAAATTGACCGGCTATGCCGGTGGACTAAAACGTAAGGAATGGCTCCTTAAACATGAAGGAGCTCTTTTGCTCTAA